The Prionailurus viverrinus isolate Anna chromosome X, UM_Priviv_1.0, whole genome shotgun sequence genome segment TTAACAAACAAGTGGTTAAGATCAGTTGCACTGAAGAAACTGCATTTTTGCTGGGAGCTGAATTGGAAATGAGGAGAGGAGAGATAAATTAATGGTCCAAGTCTTTAGGGGAAGCCAGGTCTAGGTGAGACTGAGCAGGAAAGGGGGTGGGAATACCATTTACTGATCACATCACATGCTTTAGAAATGGCAGGCCCTGTTCtgatgttttcaatttcattatctcatgtaatcatcaaaacaacaCTATGTAATAGAAAAGTAAGTAAAAGGAGCATCCCCGTATCATGAATAATGAAACCAAGTCTTAGAGAGGTTAATTAATGACTCAAGGTCCTAGGATCATATGTAAATTCAAAGTAAGATTCAAACTCAGGGCTTTCTAACTCATAGCACATGTTCTTTCCTCAATGCTAGCCTGCCTCTCAAACAAAAATTATCAAAGCTATACCCAAAAAACCCTGTGAagactaataaacaaattcagcaaaattgtaAGATACAAAATCAGCTGTATTTCCACATGCTAGCAACTAataattcaaaaaggaaataaaaaaacaatctcatttataatggcactaagaagaataaaatatttacaaataaacttaatcaaggagatgaaagacttgtccactaaaaactttaaaataataatgaaaggaTTTAAAGcagacagaaataaatggaaagacatctcatgttcatggattgaggaaaaaattaatactgttaaaatgtccacactacccacactgatctatagattcaatgcaatccttatccaaatctcaatggcatttttcacagtaacagaaaacacaatacaaaaattcatatgaaaccacaaaagaccccaaatattcaaagcaatcttgagaaagaagaacaaagctgaaggcatcacacttcctcatttcaaaatatttcaaagcaacAGTAATCAGAAACAGTATgggcagaaaaacaaacacataaaccaGTGGAACAGGAtatggagagtccagaaataaacccatgcatatatgatcAACTGATTTtagacaagggtgccaagaacacgtaaaagaataaagtctcttcaataaatggtatttgggaaaactggatatccaaatGCAAAAGCATGAAATTGTACCCTTCTCTTAAGCCATATGTATATgcaaaaatcaacttaaaatgaattaaagattcaaacataagacctgaaaccataaaactagaagaaaatataggggaaaagCTTCTTGACATTGGCCTTGGCAATGATTTAGATAGGATACTAAAGGGATTCTGACACCCAATTCCAGtgtgtgtgaggtgatatccccCACAAAAGCAAACAATTCTTTGGACATCAGCTgcgtgtcctacaattcaacacaATTCTGACACAATCTCTCCAGAGATGGCACCGAGTCCCACAGGTcaggggctcagtcctacaaaaTTGACTTCAGATGCCAGTCGCAAGCCCAGGTTGttgcctgtgcttctgaccaactggctatagatCGAAGGTTCCAATGACCCCCTCCAACTGAGGATGCCAACTGCAAGTCTAGGTTGTCACCTGTACTCCTGAACAACTGGTTATGAACTCTATGACCCGACTCCCCATCCTCAGATTTAACTAATTTGTtacagtggctcacagaactcagagaaacattttagttactagattactggtttacTCTAAAAGGGTATAGCTCGGAAATAGTCAGATGGAAGAGATCCATAGGGAAAGGTATGGGGAAAGAGcatggagcttccatgccctctccaggtgtGCCATGCTCCCCATTATCCACAcattcaccaacctggaagctctccaaatccCATCCTTCTGggttttatggaggtttcattacataggcacaATTGATTGAATCACTGGCCATTGGCTATCAATTAAACCTCCAGGCCCTCTCCCCACTTAGGAGGTCAAGGGGATGCCCTATCCTGAGGTGCAGTCCAAAGGTCACCTCGTTAACATTACAAAAGAACTCTTGTTGCCATCATTACTTAGGTAATTCCATGGGTTTGGGGAGCTTTGAGCCAGGAACTGTGGTTGAACAGccaataaatatatgagaaatgtgtattttggtcatctggatgaccaaatgtatatttcttataaatcacaatattgcaGACACCTAAAAGCACAGgcaaccaaaggaaaaagaacaaatgtgattgcatttaagtaaaaactttctgtacagcaaagaaaccgatcaacaaaatgaaaaggcaaccttcagaatgggagaaaatacttgtaaaccatatatctgataaagggttagtattcaaaatgtattaaaaatgccTACAAttcaacaggaaaaataaatccaattttaaaatgggcaaaggaactaaatacatatttctccaaagaatatgtacaaatgaaaaagaaaaaataaaaaaagaatacatacaaatggccagtatACGAAAAGcagctcaacatcactaattatcagggaaatgcaaatcaaaatgacaatgagataccacctcatacctgttaaggtggctattatcaaaaatatttatatgtaacaAGCGCTGGTGAGCatatggaggaaagggaacccttgtacgcTGTCGGGAATGTAAATTAGAATAGTAGCTATGGaataattcctcaaaaaattaaaaatagaactaccatatgatctagcaatcccacttccggTATATATTAAAGGAAATAAGGTTCCTATCTCAAAACACTACCTGCACTCCCATGCTCGCTGAAGtactgttcacaatagccaagatacagaagcaacctaaatgtctgcTGATgggtgaacggataaagaaaatgtgctatatacaaacaatggaatattatttagcctttaaaaagaagaaaatcttgccatcCGCCGgaatatggatgaacctggaggataTGATAAGTGAATTaggcagacacagaaggaaaaataatacatgatcTCCCTTACGCAAGGAATCTAGTTAAACTCATAGAAGCATAAAGTAGAGTGGTGGTTGGCAGCCGCTCAAGGGAAGGATAAATGCAGAAGTATTCGTGAAAGGACACAAAGTCTCAGGTGCACAAGATGAAACAGTCCTACAGATCTACAGTGCAGCACAGTGCCTGTggtttttgttccattttgttttatggGGACATGAAAGTGCTTTACTACCAGAAGTTCACAAATGTGTGGCCAGCACACACCAGTGAGAATTCCAGGTcttggggagggtggaggagaaggggTGCCCAGGACTCAGAGCTATGGACAGGGACAGAGCCCTTGGCCCGCTCTCCTCACAGCTTCACGATGGGAGGGTTGGGGGAGACGGAGACCCGGCGGACCGGTGTGAGGCCCAGCTGTGGGTTTGAGAGAAAGACCGCATAGCTCATAAAACAttgtcctctttcatttttcacttttcccTGTGCGACTGGGATGCCTGCCCAGCCCTTGGACACGTGGGCATCCCCTGCCCCATGAGGTCTCCACCTTCCCCTCCCAGTGGGGCCGTTTGTGACAGGGAGAGGACTGGGGTCTGGGGAGCTGGAGTGGGTGGGGACAGATAGGAGGCCTTTGGAGGCCCTGGGGTCTGGGAAGGTCCCTGCTCCTCACACCCCCCTTCCCTGGGTAAGGATCTTTTGCTGAAAGGGCCCAAGGAAATGTTGGTGGGAATAACCCCAGAGGCCACAGCCCCTTCTCTGGGCAGCTTGGAGGTCACACTTGTGTAGACAGCAGCAGAGCCAGATGGTCAGCTTCTGGGCCACCACACCCTCAGCAGCGTCCTCAGATCCGGATGTGGAAGGTGCTGAGGAAGTCGCGGGCCTTGGCAATCACGTCCTCAAGGTCCACAAAGTCCAGTTTACCATCCTTGTCCAGGTCGGCCTCCTCGATGATCTTGTCGCACACGAGCATCACCTCCTCCTCGTCCAACTCCGACTGGGTGAGCCCGGCCAGCTTCCGCTCCAGATCCTCCTTGCAGACGAAGTTGTAGGTGTTGAAGGAATAGTTTGCCTTGAGCTCCCGGAGAGCCAACTCGCAGAGCACAGAGGACATACCCACAAAGTTGCCGAAGGTGCGGTTCCCCTTGCCATCCTCGGTAAAAACCTCTACGATCCTTTCCTTGAATGGGTACTCCCGGAGCTCTGGCATCACGATGACGAGGCTCATCTGCACATGGACGACGGGGCTTTTCCGACAGTCCACTGGGACGGGCTGGGGGCCAGCTGGTAGAAGCGTGCAATTGCGCGTGGAGCGTGAGGATGTCCTGCTCACTGAAGAAGGTGCAGTCCCGGTAGTAGTCCAGCTGCTCGTCCGTGGAGGTGATCTGCCTGTGCTGCCCAGGCACCAGAGCCTGAGCCCCGCCCACTGCAGACCCACCCATCAGCCCCCccagcacgggggggggggggggggcccacggCCACACCTATAGTTTAAAAGACTgcagcatatatttaaaattttactaagaGGGTAAATCTTCTATTACGGgttcttatcacacacacacacacacacacacacacacacacacacaataaaggGAACAAGAGGAAACTTTTGGAAGTTATGGGtatgtttatggcatagattgtgGTGATATTTTCATGGCCAtatacttatctccaaactcCTCaagttgtatatattaaatacacacagctttttgtatgtcaacCATAACTTAATAAACTGGTGGTGGAAGGCGGGGGTGGTGGAGTGATCAAAGGAGCACAAAGAGACACTGGACACCTGAAGGATAAGGAAAGGAGTGGCAGGGTATGGGGGTAGTGGGCACAGAAAGGAAGTGAGAGGATGCCAAAAACAAATGGTGTCTGTTGCTTTACCATTTTTCCAaggtgtatctttttttttttaattttctcatgtttatttatgtattttgagagagagacagagcatgagcaggggaggggcagagagattcccaagcagactcgatttcatgaaccctgagatcatgacctgagctgaaatcaagaacctgagacttaacccactgagctacccaggtacccttcCAAGGTGTATCTTAAAGCAGGAACAAGAAATAGAGTTTCTAAACTGAGATCTATGGATATATTCTCAGAAATCAGTGAACTCTTTGAAATTTCTTATTGCTGATGGGAATTCTCATTGCAAtgggaatcctttttttttttttcttttaacattttcttagatcaaatttattcttatttagtATAAATCACTTTTGAAGACTTGTACATTTTGTATCTGTACTAAACAGTGATATAAACAAATCTTTAGGCTACtgaaagtaaacttaaaaaaaaatacaaagctccccattccccaccccctcctcagtCCCTGgaagccaccattctactttctgtctctacccaCTGATAATCTTTAACAGGTGCTTTAACAAGTTATGAAAACAAGTTTCTTCTGcagcaaaaaatatatagaatggCTTCTTTGAGGACTTGtaaataaggaagataaaataatatatatcctCTGAGAAGTAAACTTTAACCTCAACACATAAATCTTCAATAAAGTCATGCTGAAGAGTGAGAATGCCCCCTAGGTTATGATTGGTCATCTCCTTTCTACCCTGGCTCTCTGTTCCAGCCATACTGgccttctctctgtcttaaatCATACCTGGCTCTTTTCCAACTCTTACTGAATGCATAAAACAATATCTGAACAAATGGTAAGGTATTCTTTGATGGAAACACTAGCTATCATAAAAAGCCATTttcctaaaattaatatataattcagTAAAATATTCATTATGATCCCAACAAGAATTTTTAAGTACATATAAAGTCCATGTAAGTCCAAACACCCAATCCAATAAAATTACTAAAGAGAAGATTACAGTATATTTGGGAGGGCTTATCTTAGATATTAAACATACTATAAAACCACTACCATCGAAATACTATAGTTTGGCACAGAAATGttcaaataggggtgcctgggtggctcagttggttgaacgcccaactcttgatttcagctcagaccatgatcccagggtcatgggatcaagccccacattgggctccactctgagtgtggagcctacttaagattctctctgtctctccctctgcccctctcccctgctctctctctctctctctctctctctctctctaaaattaaaacaaaatgtgcaaATGTGCAAATAATGCAGCAGAGTGAAGTAGCAATCCCAGAAATAGATTCcagtaaatacattaaaatataggATAAAGGCAACATTCAAATTCAAGAGGAAAAGAATAGTGTATTTGTTAAATGGTACTGGCACATCTGTCTATAtaggttaaagaaaataaaattgaatcccTAGCTCACACCATATCCAAAactaaattccaaatggatttaagatttaaatgtaaaaaacagtaatgataaaaaccaaataaaaacaaaaccaaaaacaacaataacaacaaaaaatagagtaaaaccCACAGAATGAAATCTCCCGGTTGGACATTACTGCCATTAATCTCCTCAGCAATCTCAAAAATCCCTTGGAAAGCCCTGCTGTTGACATCACCATGGCCATGGGGAGACCTTCTGTTCATCTCCATAAGATACCAGTCATCATCAGAATtcaatgcttggggcgcctgggtggctcagtcagttaagtgtccgacttcagctcaggtcatgatctcatggtttgtgagtttgagctctacatCAGACCTTGCACTGATAGcatggcgcctgcttcagattctctgtctcctctctgtgcccctcccctgctagtgcaagatctctctccctccctctctctctctctctctccttctctctctctctctcaaaaataaacatttaaaaatttaaaaaaaaagaattaaaagcttGATGAGCTATTTTTAAAGGGtgatgtctaggggcgcctgggtggcttagtcggttaagcgtccgacttcggctcaggtcatgatctcgccgtccgtgagttcgagccccacgtcgggctctgtgctgacggctcggagcctggagcctgtttcagattctgtgtctccctctctctctgcccctcccctattcgcgctctgtctctctctgtctcaaaaataaataaacattaaaaaaaaaattaaaaaaaaaaataaagggtgaTGTCTATCATGTAAAGCAGTTCTTCactgtctttatatttaatgaCACTACTTCTTTGGAAGGGTGTTGCTTAGAAAGATTTAACTTCCCCAGAGAGGGGATGTGCTGAACATTTCCAGGCAGGACGGGGACCAGCAATTCCTGAGACTACTGCAAAACATCTGATGTCCTCTTTCACACTCTCCCAAGACCTGAAGCAAAATTAGCCTGGAAAATCTTGTCTATGTCCTTCTTCCAAAAGAGCAGGATTTGTCAACTTTGCCCAGAGGGGTAGAAGAGCTCCCATTCTACACACCCCCCCTTTGTTTTAACCAATAGAATATTAGTACACATGACACAAGCAGAGACTTGAAATTTGCTTGCATTGCCACTGCCAGGAGCCAAGTTGTCCTACATAACTGCTAACCATTTAGCTCTAGTCCCAAGATGAGCCACACGGAGAATTCGCCGCAGCTAACTCTCAGAACAAGAGCATAAAGCACAGCTTCCCCTGCTGAACCATGAGCAACATAAATGCCGCTAAGTTAGTATGCCACTAAGATTTTGTGATCATTCATGACAGAGCTATACCTGCCTGCTAAATACAGTTAAGATGTTTAAGTTAACATGCACAGACTTAAGGTATGGGAACAGTTAATATTCAGAGGTTCTTGTCAGAAAAGCCCATATTGGAATTTTTCTCTTATATCTGACTCAAAAGTTGAAGAGACATGCTAGCTAGTTATATATTCAACCACAATATATGTTATTTCTTCCACGTGACTACTGCTTACAATGATAACGTGATAAATCTTTCCCAAATCTTCATTAAGACTTTAGCCCAGTAAAGAAGGGCGAGAGTAAACAGAGCATTTTAATCCCATGGGAGGAATATTATACAAGAAACACACAGCGCCATATAAGGATATTATACGAGAATACAGAGTGTCATACTTGATGAAGACCTAGGGAACCTAAGAAGTCTGAATGAGGAGGCATCTAAGttgagacctgaaggatgaaGAGCAGCTCTGAGGCTGACAAGGGCGTAGGAAGGCAGAGGTCAGTGATCAGGGGCCAACTTTGCAAGACGCAGAGATAAATGAGCATATGGCATATTGCAAGTTTTGAGGTACTATCGTCCAAAGAAAagaagtggggaaaggggaatAGGAAAGTAAAAGAGAGAACAGTCCCAGATctaatatttcttctcttttcctcaatATGCCTCTTCTGTGAAGGCCAGGACATTATGTATTTGGTATctaaagcacatttttttctttcatgactaTTCCTTTATATGCAATCCCAAATAggttcttgatctcaggaaaATTACTGAGGTTTATTCATACTAAAGTGTGATTGGCTGAGAAGGTTAAAAGAGCAATCACCCCAGGTATGTGCACTGCAATAAGCTGCCAAAACACTGGACTAAGAATATAATTTCAGGCATCAGCCAAATGGTGACAGATTGAGATCTGCCTTTCACCATTACATCTAGCCTTTTCTGAGAGACCGAAAGTAATCCATCCTTCCTTTTAAGATGTACAGTTGGTTCTCATTATCTCTGgcgttatgttctataaagtagCCATGAATACTTGAATACTGTGTTAATGAATACTGAACATTGCTCCTGGAGGTAATAAAGGATTGGGTTCCTCTAAttataacattttcatcaaccagTCAATACGTAACCTTATTTTATGTGTGCTTCTGTTTAAAGCTCCTGTTtcatgagttcaatgttaatgaatcaataaTACCTACTAAATaaagtgtctttaaacagaagcaCACATATAGGAACATTAGACAGCATGTCAGCACTATACCTGGGGGCCATTTTCAACAGCAAAATTGCCAACACAGagcacaaaaatatgaaaactgtACTACTAAACAAACcacaggggggcacctgggtggctcagtcggttgaacgtccaacttcggctcagatcatgagctcttggttcgtgggttcgagcccccagatcaggctctgtgctaagagctcagaacctggagc includes the following:
- the LOC125157710 gene encoding LOW QUALITY PROTEIN: calcium and integrin-binding family member 2-like (The sequence of the model RefSeq protein was modified relative to this genomic sequence to represent the inferred CDS: inserted 1 base in 1 codon; deleted 2 bases in 1 codon) gives rise to the protein MGGSAVGGAQALVPGQHRQITSTDEQLDYYRDCTFFSEQDILTLHAQARFYQLAPSXVPVDCRKSPVVHVQMSLVIVMPELREYPFKERIVEVFTEDGKGNRTFGNFVGMSSVLCELALRELKANYSFNTYNFVCKEDLERKLAGLTQSELDEEEVMLVCDKIIEEADLDKDGKLDFVDLEDVIAKARDFLSTFHIRI